In a genomic window of Mycolicibacter heraklionensis:
- a CDS encoding PecA family PE domain-processing aspartic protease, with translation MSRRHTRLVGAFSAVGAFLTLGTAPLVAAPAAQADWDDLFQPILDAISWVDPGVAADTDPGSALASLDTLFDGWYQDLIYTPLHSIAPWAFGDSLPGSAAAYGPDTPVADLPSSFTVPMDVNLTTQPVISVSVGGGSSVDVLVDTGAAGLVVPIWNINPFGITGLPTGFNIGQFGGSLNYFYVELPTTVTFTGVDGDTLTADTTVDAVLFAFPADFNIFGSWSIEDYLAGSSTGILGIGPNALGPTPDHIPTADLPGTLGNGVLIDQANRQLTFGDNPYEGGTVISGAPWSTLYVSIEGSTPTRVDAVIDSGGVFGTMPSSALTGSGVTPVNGSLPTGTHVQVYTPSGHLLYQYTVGSTPYSTNPLDGVVRSPVVTSGTSMNTGNWLFAQEPVYIKYSPGGGQTIVGGTLIEL, from the coding sequence ATGTCGCGGCGGCACACTCGCCTGGTTGGTGCGTTCAGTGCCGTGGGGGCGTTCCTGACGCTGGGGACGGCGCCGCTGGTCGCCGCGCCGGCTGCTCAGGCTGACTGGGACGACCTGTTCCAGCCCATCCTCGACGCGATCAGTTGGGTCGACCCGGGCGTCGCCGCCGACACCGACCCCGGTTCTGCGCTGGCCTCGTTGGACACCCTGTTCGACGGCTGGTACCAGGACCTCATTTACACCCCGCTCCACAGCATCGCGCCGTGGGCGTTCGGTGACAGCCTCCCCGGCAGCGCCGCTGCGTACGGTCCGGACACCCCGGTCGCCGACCTCCCGTCCAGCTTCACCGTCCCGATGGATGTCAATCTCACCACTCAACCGGTGATCAGCGTCTCGGTGGGCGGCGGCTCGTCGGTTGATGTCCTGGTCGACACCGGCGCGGCCGGTCTGGTCGTGCCGATCTGGAACATCAACCCCTTCGGTATCACCGGCCTGCCCACCGGCTTCAATATCGGTCAGTTCGGTGGTTCGCTGAACTACTTCTACGTAGAGCTGCCCACCACCGTGACCTTCACCGGTGTGGACGGAGACACCCTCACCGCCGACACCACTGTCGACGCCGTGCTGTTCGCGTTCCCCGCGGACTTCAACATCTTCGGCTCGTGGTCCATTGAGGACTACCTGGCCGGCTCCTCCACCGGCATCTTGGGGATCGGTCCGAACGCCCTCGGGCCCACTCCCGACCACATTCCGACCGCCGACCTGCCGGGCACTCTGGGCAACGGCGTGCTGATCGACCAGGCCAACCGCCAGCTGACCTTCGGAGACAACCCGTACGAGGGTGGGACTGTGATCAGCGGGGCGCCGTGGTCCACCCTGTATGTGAGTATCGAGGGCTCGACGCCCACCAGGGTTGACGCGGTCATCGACTCTGGTGGGGTCTTCGGCACCATGCCGTCCTCGGCTCTGACGGGCTCGGGTGTCACGCCGGTCAACGGATCTCTGCCGACCGGCACCCACGTCCAGGTCTACACCCCCAGCGGGCACCTCCTGTACCAGTACACTGTCGGCTCCACCCCGTACTCGACGAACCCGCTTGACGGTGTTGTTCGCAGCCCGGTCGTGACCAGTGGCACCAGCATGAACACCGGCAACTGGCTGTTCGCCCAGGAACCGGTCTACATCAAGTACAGCCCCGGCGGTGGGCAGACGATTGTCGGGGGCACGCTCATCGAACTGTGA
- a CDS encoding TetR/AcrR family transcriptional regulator, whose product MGGERAPRVWRGQTHDARSQARRAQLIQAGVELLGTGGTAGVTMRAACRDAGLSLRYFYESFADTDELILAVYDQCNAELLARMAGVAGKAAPITVALDRAAAYFEEDPRRLRILLREPQSSSLLADHRAEVLPGLLGSLVGPPGNGDSPPVTAARAMSASALAGALTALILDWADGRLHVSRAELVAFAAGLVRAELSGVSPSQS is encoded by the coding sequence ATGGGCGGCGAAAGGGCGCCGCGGGTATGGCGCGGCCAGACCCACGATGCCCGCTCCCAGGCACGTCGGGCTCAGCTGATCCAGGCCGGGGTGGAACTGCTGGGCACCGGGGGCACCGCCGGCGTCACCATGCGCGCGGCGTGCCGCGACGCCGGGCTCAGCCTTCGCTACTTCTATGAGAGCTTCGCCGATACCGACGAGCTGATCCTGGCCGTGTACGACCAGTGCAACGCCGAACTGCTTGCCCGCATGGCCGGTGTCGCAGGCAAAGCGGCTCCGATCACCGTGGCACTCGACCGTGCCGCAGCCTATTTCGAGGAGGACCCCCGTCGGCTGCGGATCCTGCTGCGCGAGCCGCAGTCCAGCAGCCTGCTCGCCGACCACCGCGCCGAGGTCCTGCCCGGCCTGCTGGGCTCGCTGGTCGGGCCGCCCGGCAACGGCGATTCGCCTCCCGTCACCGCCGCGCGAGCCATGAGCGCCAGCGCGCTGGCTGGAGCGCTCACTGCGCTGATTCTCGACTGGGCCGACGGCCGACTACACGTCAGCCGTGCCGAACTGGTGGCGTTCGCGGCCGGCCTGGTGCGGGCCGAGCTGAGCGGGGTAAGCCCGTCACAGAGTTGA
- a CDS encoding FAD-binding oxidoreductase: protein MGLDDRDALRVLHDAFTAASDGSGVVAQFFTRWFGTDPSVRDLFPADLTTQRAAFAHAMSWVLGEFIAQRAQEPVAFLAQLGRDHRKYGVTQSHYNVVGQVLRTALRDELADRWTAAVDDAAREALNLIIGVMGGAADAEEGPAWWDGTVVEHLRVSRDIAVVRIQLDQPLPYHPGQYVKVEVPQCPRSWRYLSPSMPADDTGAIEFHVRVVPAGLVSTAIVNETRPGDRWRLSSPHGGLHVDRDAGDVLMVAGSTGLAPLRAIIMDLARWAVNPRVHLFFGGRYPCELYDLPVLWQIAAHNPWLSVTPVSEYARDPDWAADYPDVTPPRGLHLRQTGRLPEVVSRYGSWGDRQILVCGGPEMTRAMVAALVAKGAPPQRIQHDPLSE, encoded by the coding sequence GTGGGCCTGGACGACCGTGACGCGCTGCGCGTGCTGCATGACGCGTTTACCGCGGCGTCCGACGGCTCCGGCGTTGTCGCTCAGTTCTTCACCCGTTGGTTCGGCACCGACCCGTCGGTCCGTGATCTCTTCCCGGCCGACCTCACCACGCAGCGGGCCGCGTTTGCACACGCCATGAGTTGGGTGCTCGGCGAATTCATCGCCCAACGGGCACAGGAACCCGTGGCGTTCTTGGCTCAATTGGGCCGTGATCACCGCAAGTACGGTGTGACGCAAAGCCATTACAACGTCGTGGGCCAAGTGCTTCGCACCGCCCTGCGCGATGAGTTGGCCGACCGGTGGACCGCGGCCGTCGACGACGCCGCCCGCGAGGCGCTGAATCTGATCATCGGGGTAATGGGCGGGGCGGCCGATGCCGAAGAGGGCCCGGCGTGGTGGGACGGCACCGTCGTCGAGCACCTGCGGGTCTCCCGCGATATCGCCGTCGTCCGGATCCAGCTGGATCAGCCGCTGCCCTATCACCCGGGCCAGTACGTCAAAGTCGAGGTGCCGCAGTGCCCGCGGTCATGGCGCTACCTGAGCCCGAGCATGCCCGCCGACGACACCGGCGCCATCGAATTTCACGTTCGCGTGGTCCCCGCCGGTCTGGTCAGCACCGCGATCGTCAACGAGACCCGGCCCGGCGACCGGTGGCGACTGTCCAGCCCGCACGGCGGACTGCATGTCGATCGCGATGCCGGTGACGTGCTGATGGTGGCCGGCAGTACCGGCTTGGCGCCGCTACGGGCGATCATCATGGACCTGGCCCGGTGGGCCGTGAATCCGCGGGTGCACCTGTTCTTCGGTGGCCGCTATCCCTGCGAGCTTTACGACCTGCCCGTCCTGTGGCAGATCGCGGCGCACAACCCGTGGCTGTCGGTGACCCCGGTGTCGGAGTATGCGCGCGACCCGGACTGGGCCGCCGACTATCCCGATGTCACCCCGCCGCGGGGCTTGCATCTGCGGCAGACCGGACGACTGCCGGAAGTGGTCAGCCGCTACGGCAGCTGGGGTGATCGCCAGATTCTGGTCTGTGGTGGTCCGGAGATGACGCGGGCCATGGTCGCCGCGCTTGTCGCCAAAGGCGCTCCGCCACAACGTATTCAACACGACCCATTGTCGGAGTGA
- the clpB gene encoding ATP-dependent chaperone ClpB gives MDSFNPTTKTQAALTAALQMATAAGNPEIRPAHLLQALLTQNDGIAAPLLEAVGVNPATIRNEAQRLIDLAPQVTSSNAQPQLSRDSLAAITVAQQLATELDDEYVSTEHLMVGLATGDSDVAKLLTGHGASPQALREAFVKVRGSARVTSPDPEASYQALEKYSTDLTARAREGKLDPVIGRDTEIRRVVQVLSRRTKNNPVLIGEPGVGKTAIVEGLAQRIVAGDVPDSLRDKTVVSLDMGSMVAGAKYRGEFEERLKAVLDEIKDSAGQIITFIDELHTIVGAGATGEGAMDAGNMIKPMLARGELRLVGATTLEEYRKYIEKDAALERRFQQVYVGEPSAEDTIGILRGLKDRYEVHHGVRITDSALVAAATLSDRYITARFLPDKAIDLVDEAASRLRMEIDSRPVEIDEVERLVRRLEIEEMALSKEEDAASQDRLVKLRAELADHKEKLAELTTRWQNEKNAIDIVRELKEQLETLRGESDRAERDGDLAKAAELRYGRIPEVEKKLEEALPNAQAREDVMLKEEVGPDDIADVVSAWTGIPAGRLLEGETAKLLRMEDELGKRVVGQRKPVQAVSDAVRRSRAGVADPNRPTGSFLFLGPTGVGKTELAKALADFLFDDERAMVRIDMSEYGEKHSVARLVGAPPGYIGYDQGGQLTEAVRRRPYTVVLFDEVEKAHPDVFDVLLQVLDEGRLTDGQGRTVDFRNTILILTSNLGSGGTEEQVMAAVRAAFKPEFINRLDDVLIFEGLNPEELVQIVDIQLQQLDKRLAQRRLTVEVSLEAKKWLAQRGFDPVYGARPLRRLIQQAIGDQLAKMLLAGEVHDGDVVPVNISADGESLVLG, from the coding sequence GTGGACTCGTTCAACCCGACCACCAAGACGCAGGCAGCGCTGACCGCGGCTTTGCAGATGGCTACCGCCGCCGGCAACCCGGAAATCCGGCCCGCGCATCTGCTGCAGGCCTTGCTGACCCAGAATGACGGGATCGCCGCGCCGCTGCTGGAGGCGGTCGGTGTGAACCCGGCCACGATCCGAAACGAAGCGCAGCGCCTGATCGATCTGGCGCCGCAGGTCACCAGCTCCAACGCGCAACCGCAGCTGTCCCGGGACTCGCTGGCTGCGATCACCGTCGCGCAGCAGCTGGCGACCGAGCTCGACGACGAGTACGTCTCCACCGAGCACCTGATGGTGGGCCTGGCCACCGGCGACTCCGATGTCGCCAAGCTGCTGACCGGCCACGGCGCTTCCCCGCAGGCGTTGCGGGAAGCGTTCGTCAAGGTGCGCGGCAGCGCCCGGGTCACCAGTCCCGACCCGGAGGCCAGCTACCAGGCGTTGGAGAAGTACTCCACCGACCTGACCGCGCGGGCCCGCGAGGGCAAGCTGGACCCGGTGATCGGCCGTGACACCGAGATCCGCCGAGTGGTACAGGTTTTGAGCCGACGCACCAAGAACAACCCGGTGCTCATCGGTGAGCCCGGCGTCGGCAAGACCGCGATCGTCGAAGGCCTCGCCCAGCGCATCGTCGCCGGCGACGTCCCGGACAGCCTGCGCGACAAGACCGTCGTCAGCCTGGACATGGGCTCGATGGTCGCCGGCGCCAAATACCGCGGCGAGTTCGAGGAACGTCTCAAGGCCGTCCTGGACGAGATCAAGGACTCCGCCGGGCAGATCATCACGTTCATCGACGAGCTGCACACCATCGTCGGCGCCGGTGCCACCGGCGAGGGCGCGATGGACGCCGGCAACATGATCAAGCCGATGCTCGCCCGTGGCGAGCTGCGTCTGGTCGGAGCCACCACGCTGGAGGAATACCGCAAGTACATCGAGAAGGACGCCGCCCTGGAGCGTCGTTTCCAGCAGGTCTACGTCGGCGAACCGTCGGCCGAGGACACCATCGGCATCCTGCGCGGACTCAAGGATCGCTACGAAGTGCACCACGGTGTGCGCATCACCGACTCGGCGCTGGTCGCCGCGGCCACCCTGTCCGACCGCTACATCACCGCAAGGTTCCTGCCGGACAAGGCGATTGACCTGGTCGACGAGGCCGCGTCGCGGCTGCGGATGGAGATCGACTCGCGGCCGGTGGAGATCGACGAGGTCGAGCGACTCGTGCGCCGGCTGGAAATCGAAGAGATGGCGCTGAGCAAAGAAGAGGACGCGGCATCCCAAGACCGGCTGGTCAAACTGCGTGCGGAACTGGCCGACCACAAGGAGAAGCTGGCGGAGCTCACGACCAGGTGGCAGAACGAGAAGAACGCCATCGACATCGTCCGCGAGCTCAAGGAACAGCTGGAGACGCTGCGCGGCGAGTCCGACCGCGCCGAACGCGACGGTGACCTGGCCAAGGCCGCCGAGCTGCGCTACGGCCGCATCCCCGAGGTGGAGAAGAAGCTCGAGGAAGCGCTGCCCAACGCGCAGGCGCGCGAGGACGTCATGCTCAAGGAAGAGGTCGGCCCCGACGACATCGCCGACGTGGTGAGCGCCTGGACCGGCATTCCGGCCGGCCGGCTGCTGGAAGGCGAGACCGCCAAGCTGCTGCGCATGGAAGACGAACTCGGCAAGCGCGTCGTCGGACAGCGCAAGCCGGTGCAGGCGGTCTCCGATGCGGTGCGGCGCAGCCGGGCCGGGGTCGCCGACCCCAACCGGCCGACGGGCTCGTTCCTGTTCCTGGGCCCCACCGGCGTCGGCAAGACCGAGCTGGCCAAGGCGCTGGCCGACTTCCTGTTCGACGACGAACGGGCCATGGTCCGCATCGACATGAGCGAGTACGGCGAGAAGCACTCGGTGGCTCGCCTGGTCGGTGCGCCCCCCGGGTACATCGGCTACGACCAGGGCGGTCAGCTGACCGAGGCGGTGCGCCGCCGGCCCTACACGGTGGTGCTGTTCGACGAGGTCGAAAAGGCCCACCCGGACGTGTTCGACGTGCTGCTGCAGGTTCTCGACGAGGGCCGGCTCACCGACGGCCAGGGCCGCACGGTGGACTTCCGCAACACCATCTTGATCCTGACCTCCAACCTGGGATCCGGTGGCACCGAGGAGCAGGTGATGGCCGCGGTGCGGGCGGCGTTCAAGCCGGAGTTCATCAACCGGCTCGACGACGTGTTGATCTTCGAGGGCCTCAACCCCGAGGAACTGGTGCAGATCGTCGACATCCAGCTGCAGCAGTTGGACAAGCGGCTGGCCCAGCGGCGGCTGACCGTCGAGGTGTCGTTGGAGGCCAAGAAGTGGCTGGCCCAGCGCGGATTCGACCCGGTCTACGGGGCACGTCCTCTGCGCCGGCTGATCCAACAGGCCATCGGCGACCAGTTGGCCAAGATGCTGCTGGCCGGCGAGGTGCACGACGGCGACGTCGTGCCGGTCAACATCAGCGCGGACGGCGAGTCGCTGGTCCTGGGCTGA
- a CDS encoding PecA family PE domain-processing aspartic protease, whose protein sequence is MAARRRRVIGVTAAVGAFLAWGTPAPTARADFDDLFQPIIDVLSAVDPGIAADTDPGSALASLDGLFDGWYQSLVYTPINDLEQWIFGGAADATTVGSAVASSPDASIPDTFTVPMEVNAVTEPVVNVSVGGGDAAPVLVDTGAAGLVMPIWDIPWTGITGLPTGFNIGQFGGSLDYFYVELPTTVTFTDAAGETVTADTSVDAVLFAFPADFNIFGPWSIQDYLGPANVVGVLGIGPNAVGPTPDSIPTADLPGDLGKGVLIDQANNQLIFGADPLAGGTAVDGAPWTTLDLSINGSTPQAVSAVVDSGGVYGTMPSSVLNGVVPESNGGLPDGTVIQVYQHGTNNLLYEYTVHNLNGNFNSPTVTSGDTMNTGNIPFAQQPIYISYTTGQTIFGGTAPNTIDA, encoded by the coding sequence ATGGCAGCTCGTCGACGCCGGGTAATTGGTGTCACCGCGGCGGTCGGGGCGTTTCTCGCGTGGGGAACCCCCGCGCCGACGGCTCGCGCTGACTTCGACGACCTGTTCCAGCCCATCATCGACGTCCTCAGCGCGGTCGATCCCGGTATTGCCGCCGACACGGACCCGGGTTCGGCGCTGGCCTCGCTGGACGGCCTCTTTGACGGCTGGTACCAGAGTCTGGTCTACACCCCGATCAATGACCTCGAGCAGTGGATCTTCGGTGGTGCCGCCGACGCGACCACGGTCGGCAGCGCCGTCGCGTCCAGCCCGGATGCCTCCATCCCGGACACATTCACCGTTCCGATGGAGGTCAATGCCGTCACCGAACCGGTGGTCAATGTGTCGGTGGGTGGCGGTGACGCCGCACCTGTCCTGGTGGACACCGGGGCGGCCGGGCTGGTCATGCCCATCTGGGACATCCCGTGGACCGGCATCACCGGCCTGCCCACCGGTTTCAACATCGGCCAGTTCGGCGGCTCGCTGGACTACTTCTATGTGGAGCTGCCCACCACGGTCACCTTCACCGACGCCGCCGGGGAGACCGTCACCGCCGACACCAGCGTCGACGCCGTGCTCTTCGCGTTCCCGGCAGACTTCAACATCTTCGGCCCGTGGTCCATCCAGGACTACCTGGGCCCGGCCAACGTCGTTGGCGTGCTGGGGATCGGGCCCAACGCGGTCGGGCCGACACCCGACAGCATCCCGACCGCTGATCTCCCGGGGGATCTCGGTAAGGGCGTGTTGATCGACCAGGCCAACAACCAACTGATCTTCGGTGCTGACCCGTTGGCCGGCGGAACCGCGGTCGACGGCGCACCATGGACCACACTCGACCTCAGCATCAACGGCTCGACGCCCCAGGCGGTATCCGCGGTGGTCGACTCGGGTGGTGTCTACGGCACCATGCCGTCGTCGGTGCTCAACGGTGTCGTGCCGGAGAGCAACGGCGGTCTACCGGACGGGACGGTCATCCAGGTCTACCAGCACGGCACCAACAACCTGCTGTACGAGTACACCGTGCACAACTTGAATGGGAACTTCAATTCCCCGACCGTGACTTCCGGCGACACCATGAACACCGGCAACATCCCATTCGCCCAGCAGCCGATCTACATCTCCTACACCACCGGGCAGACCATCTTCGGCGGCACCGCCCCGAATACCATCGACGCGTGA
- a CDS encoding heat shock protein transcriptional repressor HspR → MSKSDNARTFLISVAAELAGMHAQTLRTYDRIGLVSPQRSSGGGRRYSERDVDMLREVQRLSHDEGVNLAGIKRIIELTNQVEALQSRVKEMTAELEMLRANQRREIAVVPKSTAVVVWQPRR, encoded by the coding sequence ATGAGCAAATCGGACAACGCCCGCACCTTCCTGATCTCGGTCGCAGCCGAGCTGGCCGGGATGCATGCCCAGACGCTGCGGACCTATGACCGGATCGGTTTGGTCAGTCCGCAGCGCAGCTCCGGTGGCGGACGTCGCTACTCCGAACGAGACGTTGACATGCTGCGCGAGGTGCAGCGGCTTTCCCATGACGAGGGCGTCAACCTCGCGGGCATCAAGCGGATCATCGAGCTGACCAACCAGGTCGAGGCGCTGCAGTCGCGGGTCAAGGAGATGACGGCGGAGTTGGAGATGTTGCGCGCCAACCAGCGTCGCGAGATCGCGGTGGTGCCCAAGAGCACCGCCGTGGTGGTCTGGCAGCCGCGTCGCTAA
- a CDS encoding SDR family NAD(P)-dependent oxidoreductase: MSRPVAVVTGPTSGLGAGYARRYAADGYDLVLVSRDVERLEALATELRGSHGVAVDVLPADLATADGRAHVAERLRAGVRVLVNNAGFGTSGEFWTADPALLQSQLDVNVTAVMQLTRAALPAMIEAGAGTVINIASVAGLLSGRGSTYSASKAWVVSFTEGLAGGLHGTGVGIHVVCPGYVHTEFHERAGIDMATLPSFLWMEVDDVVAASLADVARGEVVSVPGLQYKALVGVSRLIPRGLSRTLTNTFGRGRGRT; encoded by the coding sequence ATGTCCCGCCCCGTTGCCGTGGTCACCGGGCCCACCTCCGGGTTGGGCGCCGGCTATGCCCGCCGCTACGCCGCCGACGGATATGACCTGGTCCTGGTCTCCCGCGACGTCGAACGCCTGGAGGCGCTGGCAACCGAACTGCGCGGCAGCCACGGTGTTGCCGTCGATGTGCTGCCCGCCGACCTGGCCACCGCCGACGGCCGCGCGCACGTAGCCGAGCGCCTGCGCGCCGGGGTGCGGGTGCTGGTCAACAACGCCGGGTTCGGCACATCCGGTGAGTTCTGGACCGCCGACCCCGCCCTGTTGCAGTCGCAACTGGACGTCAACGTCACCGCGGTGATGCAGCTGACCCGGGCCGCGCTGCCCGCAATGATCGAGGCGGGCGCCGGCACCGTCATCAACATTGCCAGCGTCGCCGGGCTGCTGTCCGGGCGCGGCTCGACCTACTCGGCGTCCAAGGCCTGGGTGGTGTCGTTCACCGAAGGACTGGCCGGCGGCCTGCACGGCACCGGCGTCGGCATCCACGTGGTCTGCCCGGGATACGTACACACCGAATTCCACGAGCGCGCCGGAATCGACATGGCCACGTTGCCGTCGTTCCTCTGGATGGAGGTCGACGACGTGGTCGCGGCAAGCCTGGCCGACGTCGCCCGCGGCGAGGTGGTCAGTGTTCCGGGCCTGCAGTACAAGGCATTGGTAGGCGTCAGCAGGCTGATCCCGCGCGGGCTGTCGCGGACGCTGACCAACACGTTCGGGAGGGGCCGTGGCCGCACTTAA
- the ttfA gene encoding trehalose monomycolate transport factor TtfA — protein MVPLWFTLSALCFVGAGVLLYVDIDQRRGRSRRRKSWARSHGFDFEPESAEILRRWTRGVMSTVGEAPVRNVVLGQIRGEAVYIFDLDEVATVIALHRKVSTNVVVDVRLKGLKEPRENDIWLLGAIGPRMVYSTNLDAARRACDRRMVTFAHTAPDCAEIMWNEANWTLVSMPITSTRAQWDEGLRSVRQFNDLLRVLPPSPRRQPAEAAAAGTGRRNGQPSRPLGSSGAAESPDDSEAEQLPSAPRAAAPAPGNAGSAAEPLPRRRASREGSSDVLHAPGGRNGRQTAHHQR, from the coding sequence ATGGTCCCGCTTTGGTTCACGCTGTCCGCGCTGTGCTTCGTCGGCGCGGGCGTATTGCTGTACGTGGACATCGACCAGCGACGCGGCCGCAGCCGGCGCCGTAAGTCCTGGGCCCGTTCGCACGGATTCGACTTCGAACCGGAATCCGCCGAGATCCTGCGCCGCTGGACCCGCGGCGTGATGTCGACGGTGGGCGAGGCGCCCGTGCGTAACGTCGTGCTCGGCCAGATCCGTGGCGAAGCCGTCTACATCTTCGACCTGGACGAAGTGGCGACGGTGATCGCGCTGCACCGCAAGGTCAGCACCAACGTCGTCGTCGACGTGCGGCTCAAGGGCCTCAAGGAGCCTCGGGAGAACGACATCTGGCTGCTCGGGGCGATCGGCCCCCGGATGGTGTACTCCACCAACCTCGACGCGGCACGCCGGGCCTGCGACCGGCGGATGGTCACCTTCGCCCACACCGCCCCGGACTGCGCGGAAATCATGTGGAACGAGGCGAACTGGACCCTGGTGAGCATGCCCATCACCAGCACCCGCGCCCAGTGGGACGAGGGCCTGCGCAGCGTCCGCCAATTCAACGACCTGCTGCGGGTGCTGCCGCCGAGCCCGCGGCGCCAGCCCGCCGAAGCCGCGGCCGCCGGAACGGGCCGTCGCAACGGCCAACCCAGCCGTCCGCTGGGCTCGTCGGGCGCTGCGGAGTCGCCGGACGACAGCGAGGCCGAGCAGCTTCCGTCGGCGCCGCGAGCGGCCGCGCCGGCCCCCGGAAACGCCGGCTCGGCCGCTGAACCGCTGCCGCGCCGCCGGGCGAGCCGGGAGGGATCCTCGGACGTACTGCACGCCCCCGGCGGGCGAAACGGCCGGCAGACCGCGCACCACCAGCGCTGA
- a CDS encoding aldose 1-epimerase, translated as MTDLDACVLSDPSSPLTATFVPNAGMIGTSLCDDGVELLGQRRGVTAYVAEHKTMGIPLLYPWANRLSGNDYRVDATEVTLTPGIGGVHADEYGAPIHGTLAGDTGWRVSERSTAALTAELDFGSRPDLLASFPFPHRLELAVTLADRTVTVRTTVTATSDTAVPLCFGFHPYLQLPGVPRTDWLIETPPMRSRIVGARGLPTGALKPHPASTELLGDTVFDHGFDEVAPGAVFALSGGGRRIEVRFDQGYPAAQIYAPATEDVVCFEPMAAPTDALRQGGYPVARPGEPGVAQFSIHVG; from the coding sequence GTGACTGACCTCGACGCCTGCGTACTGTCCGATCCGTCGTCGCCGCTGACGGCGACGTTCGTTCCGAACGCCGGCATGATCGGGACGTCGCTGTGCGACGACGGCGTAGAACTGCTCGGCCAGCGCCGGGGCGTGACCGCCTATGTTGCCGAGCACAAGACCATGGGCATCCCGCTGCTCTACCCGTGGGCGAATCGCTTGAGCGGCAACGACTACCGGGTAGACGCGACGGAGGTAACGCTCACCCCGGGAATCGGTGGGGTGCACGCCGACGAATACGGCGCCCCGATCCATGGCACTCTGGCTGGCGATACCGGTTGGCGGGTGAGCGAGCGGTCGACGGCGGCGTTGACGGCGGAACTCGACTTCGGATCCCGGCCGGACCTGCTGGCGTCATTCCCGTTCCCACACCGGCTGGAGTTGGCGGTCACGCTCGCGGACCGCACCGTGACGGTGCGCACCACGGTCACCGCCACCAGCGACACGGCGGTGCCACTGTGCTTCGGCTTCCACCCCTACCTCCAGCTTCCCGGCGTACCCCGTACGGACTGGCTCATCGAGACCCCGCCGATGCGGTCCCGGATCGTCGGCGCGCGCGGTCTGCCGACCGGCGCTCTGAAGCCTCACCCGGCATCGACAGAATTGTTGGGCGACACGGTGTTCGACCACGGATTCGACGAGGTGGCGCCTGGAGCGGTGTTCGCACTCTCCGGCGGCGGCCGACGCATCGAGGTGCGCTTCGACCAGGGGTATCCGGCGGCGCAGATCTACGCGCCGGCCACTGAAGACGTGGTCTGCTTCGAGCCGATGGCCGCGCCCACCGACGCACTGCGCCAAGGCGGCTACCCGGTGGCGCGTCCCGGTGAGCCCGGCGTGGCCCAGTTCTCGATCCACGTCGGTTGA
- a CDS encoding GAP family protein, whose translation MTSLASVWTALIPLALVVALSPITVIPAVLVLHTARPRETGLAFLLGWLVGLAALTAAFVAVSGLLGGLHTTPPTWASWLRIVVGTALIGFGIYRWATRHGHGEMPRWMRSFTSMSPRRAGLTAAALAVIRPEVSLMCAAAGLAIGSAGLGLADSWPAAVFFVVLAGSSVLIPILGYLAASDRLDPALDRVKDWMEQQHAALVAVILVLIGAMVVYNGIHAL comes from the coding sequence ATGACGAGCCTGGCTTCGGTGTGGACCGCGTTGATACCGCTCGCGCTGGTGGTGGCGCTCTCCCCGATCACCGTCATCCCGGCCGTGCTGGTGCTGCACACCGCGCGCCCACGGGAAACCGGGCTGGCCTTCCTGCTCGGTTGGCTGGTAGGCCTGGCGGCACTCACCGCCGCCTTCGTCGCCGTGTCCGGCCTGCTGGGCGGTTTGCACACGACGCCGCCGACCTGGGCGTCGTGGTTGCGGATCGTCGTCGGTACGGCGCTGATCGGCTTCGGCATCTACCGATGGGCGACCAGGCACGGACACGGCGAGATGCCACGCTGGATGCGCTCATTCACCTCGATGTCCCCGCGGCGCGCTGGTCTGACGGCCGCGGCGCTGGCCGTCATCCGGCCGGAGGTGTCGCTCATGTGCGCGGCGGCCGGCCTGGCCATCGGCAGCGCTGGACTGGGCCTGGCGGACAGTTGGCCGGCGGCCGTATTCTTCGTCGTGCTCGCCGGATCCTCGGTCCTGATCCCGATTCTGGGCTACCTGGCCGCCAGCGACCGACTTGATCCGGCGCTGGACCGGGTCAAGGACTGGATGGAGCAGCAGCACGCCGCGCTGGTCGCCGTGATCCTGGTCCTCATTGGTGCGATGGTGGTCTACAACGGGATTCACGCGCTATAG